A window from Thermodesulfobacteriota bacterium encodes these proteins:
- the secD gene encoding protein translocase subunit SecD: MLRSLKFRFTLVAVFLLISCVYCLPNFVEIKGSLKKYLPTDKINLGLDLKGGIHLLLEMDTEKLLNSVMDRKVETLKDSMIRHGVRFLSLGRKETEITVSLRPEHKDRLFTLVMNEFPDLKFVNQKEKIDEIEVTFVLPENHFLDIKENATLQALEIIRNRIDQFGVVEPVITKEGEDRILIQLPGVKDPQRALDVIGKTAMLEFKLVDEENMKTYTGGPPPEGSEVLPMRVKSRETGVETKVPILLKKQTVLTGEFLTDASVKIGGELGSEPYVALEFNSEGARIFERITAENVGRRLAIILDNVVYSAPVIKERISGGKASITGAFTMDEAKDLAIVLRAGALPAPVKVVQNITIGPTLGQDSIRRGVRASILGALLVVGFMVFYYRGSGVIANIALLLNMIYLFGAFTALKATLTLPGIAGIILTIGMGVDTNVLIFERIREELRLGKTPRAAIESGYEKAWVTIFDSHVTTLITTFILFIFGTGPIRGFAVTLSIGIIINLFTAVFGSKAIFDWIIMKYKPRSLSI, from the coding sequence TTGCTTAGATCCTTGAAGTTCCGTTTTACTCTTGTCGCCGTGTTTCTTTTGATCTCGTGTGTATACTGTCTTCCCAATTTCGTGGAGATAAAAGGTAGTCTTAAGAAGTACCTTCCTACGGATAAGATAAATCTCGGTCTCGATTTGAAAGGCGGTATACATCTCCTTCTCGAAATGGATACTGAAAAACTTTTGAATTCGGTTATGGACAGAAAGGTCGAGACGTTAAAAGACTCGATGATAAGGCATGGGGTGAGGTTCCTTTCCCTCGGAAGAAAAGAGACAGAGATCACCGTATCTTTGAGGCCTGAACACAAAGACAGGCTTTTTACCTTAGTTATGAACGAATTTCCCGATTTGAAGTTTGTAAATCAAAAAGAAAAGATTGATGAGATTGAAGTCACATTCGTACTTCCTGAAAACCATTTCTTGGACATTAAAGAGAATGCGACACTTCAGGCGCTCGAAATTATCAGGAACAGAATAGATCAATTTGGAGTTGTAGAACCGGTGATTACAAAAGAAGGGGAGGATCGAATACTTATCCAGCTTCCCGGGGTAAAGGATCCGCAGAGAGCTCTCGATGTAATAGGAAAGACGGCTATGCTGGAGTTTAAGCTTGTGGATGAAGAGAATATGAAAACGTATACCGGTGGGCCGCCTCCAGAGGGAAGTGAGGTCTTACCGATGAGGGTTAAGAGTAGAGAAACTGGAGTCGAAACAAAAGTACCAATTCTTCTTAAGAAACAGACGGTTCTCACCGGCGAGTTTTTGACCGATGCTTCTGTAAAGATAGGAGGGGAGCTTGGAAGTGAACCTTACGTTGCTTTAGAGTTTAACTCAGAGGGAGCGCGTATATTCGAGAGAATTACCGCCGAAAACGTGGGTAGACGGCTGGCGATAATACTCGACAACGTCGTGTACTCGGCACCGGTGATAAAGGAGAGAATTTCAGGAGGCAAAGCGTCAATAACCGGTGCCTTCACCATGGATGAGGCAAAGGATCTTGCAATAGTTTTGAGGGCTGGAGCTCTTCCGGCACCGGTCAAAGTGGTTCAGAATATAACTATAGGTCCGACCTTGGGCCAAGATTCAATAAGAAGGGGTGTTCGGGCATCTATACTCGGAGCATTGCTTGTGGTAGGCTTTATGGTCTTTTATTACCGCGGATCCGGGGTGATAGCTAATATCGCACTTCTTCTTAACATGATCTATCTTTTTGGTGCTTTTACTGCCTTAAAAGCGACTCTCACTTTGCCGGGTATCGCGGGGATAATTCTCACAATCGGCATGGGTGTCGATACGAACGTACTCATTTTCGAGAGAATAAGGGAGGAACTTAGACTCGGAAAGACACCGAGGGCAGCAATAGAGAGTGGATATGAGAAAGCTTGGGTCACCATCTTCGACTCCCACGTGACAACACTCATTACCACATTCATCCTCTTTATCTTTGGAACAGGCCCCATAAGGGGATTTGCAGTAACATTGAGCATAGGTATCATAATCAATCTTTTTACGGCTGTTTTTGGATCCAAAGCCATATTTGACTGGATCATTATGAAATACAAACCACGGAGTCTCAGCATTTGA
- the secF gene encoding protein translocase subunit SecF, with the protein MEFFEIIKKTNFDFLSQRKKAFLLSSSLVALGLFALLMVSLGKANMSVDFTGGLHIHLRFSRQIPVGELREVLREGGIDRAQIQEIRGTTDFFIKTKYEKADPNVEAERVSSVLKSYFGEKDFQILGVTTVGPSVGRELKRNAIIAIVIAVISIVIYIAWRFTFVFGVAATIATFHDVLAVLGIFYVLGKEINILLITALLTIAGYSLTDTIVVFDRIRENMSKLITKFTFEEIINRSINEVLSRTIITSLTTLLAISAILLLGGPVLFDFSLALFLGVVIGTYSSVFVASPLVYVWRRRVL; encoded by the coding sequence ATGGAATTTTTTGAAATCATAAAAAAGACGAATTTCGATTTTCTATCTCAGAGAAAGAAGGCTTTTCTTCTTTCCTCTTCTCTTGTCGCTTTGGGCCTTTTTGCACTTCTAATGGTATCCCTCGGAAAGGCCAACATGAGTGTTGATTTCACTGGCGGACTCCATATTCACCTACGTTTCAGTAGACAGATTCCTGTTGGGGAACTAAGGGAAGTTTTAAGGGAAGGAGGCATAGACAGAGCTCAAATCCAAGAGATAAGAGGTACAACGGACTTTTTTATAAAGACGAAGTACGAAAAAGCAGATCCCAATGTGGAGGCAGAAAGGGTAAGCTCGGTCCTTAAATCTTACTTTGGCGAAAAGGACTTCCAGATTTTAGGAGTTACAACAGTTGGTCCTTCCGTTGGAAGGGAGCTAAAGAGGAACGCGATAATTGCAATAGTCATAGCAGTTATTTCAATTGTGATCTATATCGCTTGGAGATTTACATTTGTTTTCGGTGTTGCGGCAACTATAGCCACTTTTCACGATGTACTTGCAGTCCTCGGGATATTCTACGTGCTCGGAAAAGAGATAAACATCCTATTGATCACGGCACTTCTTACAATCGCTGGTTATTCTTTGACAGACACGATTGTCGTCTTCGACAGAATACGCGAGAACATGTCAAAACTTATAACAAAATTCACATTTGAAGAGATAATCAATAGGAGCATAAACGAGGTTTTGTCTAGAACTATTATCACTTCTTTGACGACCCTTCTTGCGATAAGTGCGATCCTTCTTCTGGGAGGACCAGTGCTTTTCGATTTCTCATTGGCGCTCTTTCTGGGGGTGGTAATCGGGACATATTCTTCGGTTTTTGTTGCGAGCCCTCTTGTGTACGTGTGGCGAAGGAGAGTCTTGTGA
- the serS gene encoding serine--tRNA ligase, which translates to MINPKFLREKREVLIEALRKRGTDIAIERLFELDEKRRVLIREVESKKNEKNRLSDEIARMKRQNLDTSEKIEFMRALGKEIEEKEKELREVEKEWENLLLCVPNIPHESVPEGKDENDNKIVKIWGEKPNFNFNPLPHWELGERLDILDFKRASKIAGSRFTLYKAQGALLERALINFMLDLHTKEHNYIEVLPPFIVNRQTMQGTGQLPKFEDDLFKLEGLDYFLIPTAEVPVTNIFSDEILREEDLPIKLCSYTPCFRKEAGAHGRDTRGLTRQHQFNKVELVKFVKPEESYEELESLLLDAEDVLKRLNIHYRVSLLCTGDLGFSSAKTYDIEVWLPGQNIYREVSSCSNFEDFQSRRAKIRYRKKNGKIELVHTLNGSGLAVGRTVMAIMENYQTEDGKIIIPEVLRPYMHGLTYIG; encoded by the coding sequence ATGATAAACCCAAAATTTTTGAGGGAAAAGAGAGAAGTTCTTATTGAGGCGCTAAGAAAAAGGGGAACCGATATTGCCATAGAAAGGCTCTTTGAACTTGACGAAAAAAGAAGGGTATTGATTCGTGAGGTGGAATCTAAAAAGAACGAAAAAAACAGACTTTCAGATGAGATTGCTAGAATGAAGAGGCAAAATCTGGATACAAGCGAGAAGATCGAGTTCATGAGGGCTCTTGGGAAAGAGATAGAGGAAAAAGAGAAAGAACTGAGAGAAGTTGAGAAAGAGTGGGAGAATCTCCTTCTTTGCGTGCCTAACATTCCTCATGAGTCTGTACCGGAAGGAAAGGACGAAAACGACAATAAGATCGTAAAGATCTGGGGAGAAAAACCTAACTTCAACTTTAATCCTTTGCCCCATTGGGAGCTCGGAGAAAGACTCGACATCCTCGACTTTAAAAGGGCATCAAAAATTGCCGGCTCAAGATTCACCCTCTATAAGGCACAGGGAGCCCTCCTTGAAAGGGCACTCATAAACTTTATGCTCGATTTACACACAAAAGAACACAATTACATTGAAGTTCTACCGCCGTTTATAGTTAACCGACAAACGATGCAGGGTACAGGTCAGCTCCCAAAATTCGAAGATGACCTTTTCAAACTGGAAGGTCTCGACTATTTTCTCATCCCCACAGCCGAGGTTCCAGTAACTAACATTTTCAGTGATGAAATCTTAAGAGAGGAAGACTTGCCGATAAAACTCTGCTCCTACACTCCTTGCTTCAGAAAGGAAGCGGGAGCTCACGGTCGCGATACAAGGGGTCTTACAAGACAACACCAGTTCAACAAGGTGGAACTTGTAAAATTTGTAAAACCTGAAGAGTCGTATGAAGAACTAGAAAGCCTGCTTCTAGATGCCGAAGATGTGTTAAAAAGACTTAACATACATTATAGGGTTTCCCTCCTTTGTACAGGCGATCTTGGTTTCTCATCCGCAAAAACATACGACATTGAGGTCTGGCTGCCAGGCCAAAATATATATAGAGAGGTGTCGTCCTGCAGCAACTTCGAAGATTTTCAATCAAGGAGGGCAAAGATAAGGTACAGAAAGAAGAATGGAAAGATCGAGCTTGTTCATACGCTTAATGGTTCGGGTCTTGCCGTAGGAAGAACCGTAATGGCGATCATGGAAAATTATCAGACAGAGGATGGAAAGATTATAATCCCTGAGGTTTTAAGACCCTACATGCACGGACTAACCTATATAGGATAG
- a CDS encoding GerMN domain-containing protein, translating into MKKRRRLIGLAILLGIGILAFCISIWFLKKESLTPISKEYVQEVELYLPVDYNSLHVKRIVLKSPKETDKLALLLIEKLKEEKVVPSGTEILHFALDDDGVIYLDLSPHLLEGVDESSELVVVYSIVNTFIANIKNARKVQLLVDGEPLYTISGLIYTLWPLEYTREVTGD; encoded by the coding sequence GTGAAAAAAAGACGAAGATTAATAGGGTTAGCAATACTTCTCGGTATTGGGATTTTGGCTTTCTGTATTTCAATCTGGTTTTTAAAAAAAGAGAGCCTTACACCAATCTCAAAGGAATACGTTCAGGAAGTAGAGCTTTACCTTCCGGTAGATTATAATTCGCTACATGTCAAGCGAATAGTTTTAAAAAGTCCAAAGGAGACAGACAAGCTTGCCCTTCTACTAATAGAGAAATTGAAGGAGGAAAAAGTTGTTCCTTCGGGAACTGAAATTCTTCACTTTGCGCTCGATGATGATGGGGTAATTTATCTTGATCTTTCGCCGCACCTGCTTGAAGGAGTTGATGAAAGCTCCGAACTTGTCGTGGTATACAGTATTGTAAATACTTTCATAGCCAATATTAAGAACGCGAGAAAAGTGCAACTTCTTGTAGATGGAGAACCGTTGTATACTATAAGTGGTCTAATTTACACACTATGGCCACTCGAATACACAAGGGAGGTCACGGGGGATTGA
- a CDS encoding cysteine hydrolase, with product MKPAVIVVDMIVANLTDKNEEAIKIVEPLKSFLKIMREGNFPVVFACDSFLEEDFIFKGKLKKHAIRGTEEVKPFPGLGIEKTDIILEKRRFSAFFKTDLDQTLRTLGVDTVLVCGINTHFCVLATAFDAVCLDFFTIILEDLSAAYKKEIHRTVIELYRFTAMYPLLRVMKSDEFLKELKDS from the coding sequence ATGAAGCCAGCAGTAATAGTCGTGGACATGATAGTGGCAAATCTTACCGATAAAAACGAGGAAGCAATTAAAATTGTCGAACCATTGAAAAGCTTTTTGAAGATCATGAGGGAGGGAAACTTCCCGGTCGTTTTTGCCTGTGACAGCTTTCTCGAAGAAGATTTCATCTTCAAAGGTAAACTAAAAAAGCATGCTATACGGGGAACTGAAGAGGTAAAACCTTTTCCCGGTCTTGGAATCGAAAAGACGGACATAATTTTAGAAAAACGGAGGTTTAGTGCTTTTTTTAAGACCGACTTAGATCAAACACTAAGGACACTTGGTGTAGATACCGTTCTGGTCTGCGGGATTAACACTCACTTTTGCGTTCTTGCGACAGCTTTTGACGCGGTATGCCTGGACTTCTTCACGATAATTTTAGAGGATCTATCTGCAGCCTATAAGAAAGAGATACATAGGACGGTTATTGAGCTTTACAGATTTACCGCCATGTATCCGCTTCTTAGAGTAATGAAATCTGACGAATTTTTAAAAGAACTAAAAGATTCGTGA
- a CDS encoding TatD family hydrolase, whose translation MVLVDSHCHLELEEFDRDRDEILLESKREGLAYILICGTEKRYFDKVLEITNKYDFVFGALGIHPHSSIEWKNVSPAHLKKLFAHEKIVAYGEIGLDFYKNYSPPDIQRDAFASQLKFAKENGLPIIVHSRSAETETIEFLDLYYGEGQKGVIHCFSYDKDAAKKFLDRGFFISIPGTVTYKNSTKIVEVVKYLPIDSLLVETDAPFLAPYPKVGERNLPYYVKYTFQRIAEIKGIGVDLLGESVVNNFKRLFLGGINEASSNSRGHDSGKSYR comes from the coding sequence ATGGTGCTTGTTGATTCTCACTGCCATCTGGAACTAGAAGAATTCGACAGGGACAGGGATGAGATACTTCTTGAGTCAAAAAGGGAAGGACTCGCTTACATCCTTATCTGCGGCACCGAAAAAAGATACTTCGATAAGGTTTTGGAGATAACGAATAAATACGACTTCGTTTTCGGAGCTTTAGGTATCCATCCTCACTCGAGCATTGAATGGAAGAATGTGTCGCCCGCTCATCTTAAAAAGCTTTTCGCACACGAAAAGATCGTAGCTTACGGAGAAATCGGTCTCGATTTTTACAAGAATTACTCTCCACCTGACATTCAGAGGGATGCGTTTGCCTCACAGTTAAAATTCGCTAAAGAGAACGGGCTTCCAATTATAGTACACTCGAGGAGTGCAGAGACTGAGACGATAGAATTTTTAGACCTCTACTACGGAGAAGGCCAAAAGGGGGTCATACACTGCTTCTCGTACGACAAAGATGCGGCAAAAAAATTCCTTGACAGGGGATTTTTTATTTCCATTCCCGGAACGGTGACTTACAAAAATAGTACTAAGATAGTCGAAGTTGTAAAATACTTACCCATAGACTCACTACTTGTCGAAACCGATGCTCCTTTTCTTGCCCCGTATCCAAAAGTGGGGGAGAGAAACTTGCCCTATTACGTAAAGTACACCTTCCAGAGGATTGCTGAAATCAAGGGAATTGGTGTGGATCTTTTGGGAGAATCGGTCGTAAACAACTTTAAAAGACTCTTTCTTGGAGGAATTAATGAAGCCAGCAGTAATAGTCGTGGACATGATAGTGGCAAATCTTACCGATAA
- a CDS encoding ArsA family ATPase yields the protein MSLKDLFSGEPNLIMVGGKGGVGKTTCASAIALEAAERNKKVLIISSDPTPSLSDIFETEIGNEEKRILTDLELYGLEISSDVILRRWKERFGEEIYEVISSFANVEYDFVDYVGTAPGIEEEYMLHFIIELVEGSKYDLVVWDTAPAGHTLRLLKLPHLFLRHMEAATKFYMNLYSYFERLKDAIRLKESKRTLLEIIASWEKLAEKIVYFIRDKQKTRYVIITIPEALGISLTERIIKEFKENGLSVDYVVINNVIKEADCEFHRSRKAMQENYIRMLKEKFSYFGFVELPLFAEEVKGLRRIQKVKEELFS from the coding sequence ATGTCACTTAAAGATTTGTTTTCAGGTGAGCCTAACCTCATTATGGTTGGAGGAAAAGGCGGGGTAGGAAAGACGACCTGCGCTTCAGCCATAGCACTCGAGGCAGCCGAAAGGAATAAAAAGGTTCTTATCATATCGAGCGATCCTACTCCTTCCCTTTCTGATATCTTCGAAACGGAAATAGGAAACGAAGAAAAGAGAATTTTGACCGATTTAGAGCTTTACGGCCTTGAAATTTCCTCAGATGTAATACTCCGTAGGTGGAAGGAGCGGTTCGGCGAGGAAATATATGAGGTCATATCTTCTTTTGCAAACGTGGAGTACGATTTTGTCGACTATGTTGGAACAGCACCTGGGATAGAAGAGGAGTACATGCTCCACTTCATAATAGAGCTCGTTGAAGGTTCAAAGTATGACTTAGTCGTGTGGGACACTGCGCCTGCCGGTCATACACTTAGACTTTTAAAATTGCCCCACCTTTTCCTCCGGCACATGGAGGCGGCAACAAAATTCTACATGAACCTTTACAGTTATTTTGAGAGGTTAAAAGATGCCATAAGGCTTAAGGAATCCAAAAGAACCCTTCTAGAAATTATAGCCAGCTGGGAAAAACTGGCCGAAAAGATAGTGTACTTCATCAGGGACAAGCAGAAGACGAGGTATGTCATAATAACTATACCCGAGGCGTTAGGGATCTCTCTTACAGAAAGGATCATAAAGGAATTTAAGGAAAATGGCCTTTCCGTTGATTATGTAGTCATCAATAACGTCATCAAGGAAGCCGATTGCGAATTTCACAGGTCAAGAAAGGCCATGCAAGAAAATTACATAAGAATGCTAAAGGAAAAATTTAGCTACTTTGGTTTTGTGGAGCTTCCGCTTTTTGCTGAGGAGGTAAAAGGTCTTAGGAGAATCCAAAAGGTGAAGGAGGAGCTCTTTTCGTAG
- the rsmD gene encoding 16S rRNA (guanine(966)-N(2))-methyltransferase RsmD, with protein sequence MALRITGGSLKGRTVTISNIKTVRYTSSKVREAIFSMIGDICGYTVLELFAGSGIFSFEALSRGAESATLVEKDERMIRVLERNVELLGLKVKCSVLRMDVYQAIPFLYKRGAKYDIIFFDPPYGMGHVNETLMRLELYPLHKEDSFIIVEHSKKEVPKIAPSKEAVTKKYGDSCVTVFRTKGAN encoded by the coding sequence GTGGCACTTAGAATAACTGGAGGATCCCTTAAGGGAAGAACGGTTACCATCTCTAATATCAAGACCGTACGCTACACATCCTCAAAAGTGAGGGAGGCAATATTCAGCATGATTGGAGATATTTGCGGTTATACTGTGCTCGAACTATTTGCTGGCTCCGGGATATTTTCGTTTGAAGCCCTAAGCAGGGGGGCAGAGTCCGCAACCCTTGTGGAAAAGGATGAAAGAATGATAAGGGTTTTAGAACGGAATGTGGAACTTTTGGGACTTAAGGTGAAGTGTTCTGTTTTAAGGATGGATGTCTACCAGGCGATCCCTTTTCTTTATAAAAGGGGCGCCAAGTATGATATAATTTTCTTTGACCCTCCGTACGGGATGGGCCATGTAAATGAAACCCTTATGAGACTTGAACTTTATCCATTGCACAAGGAAGATTCATTCATAATCGTTGAGCATTCAAAAAAAGAGGTTCCAAAGATCGCACCCTCGAAGGAAGCGGTCACAAAAAAGTACGGGGACAGCTGCGTCACGGTATTTAGGACGAAAGGAGCGAATTAA
- the coaD gene encoding pantetheine-phosphate adenylyltransferase, which yields MAKKVAVYPGSFDPITYGHLDILDRGLRLFDKVIIAVAKNIGKQALFTVEEREEMIREVVKDRKNVVVDSFDGLLVDYLRRVKANFVIRGLRAMSDFEYEFQMASVNRTLNPAMDTIFMMTSKDFFFVSSRTVKEVASFGGSVKEFVPPNVEKRLKEKFQKDL from the coding sequence ATGGCAAAGAAGGTAGCTGTGTACCCTGGTTCATTCGATCCTATCACTTACGGTCATCTGGACATCCTAGATAGAGGACTCCGTCTATTCGATAAGGTAATCATCGCGGTAGCGAAAAATATTGGAAAGCAGGCACTCTTTACTGTCGAAGAGAGAGAGGAGATGATACGGGAGGTCGTAAAAGACAGAAAAAATGTCGTTGTAGATAGTTTTGATGGACTTCTAGTGGACTATTTAAGAAGGGTAAAGGCGAATTTTGTCATCCGGGGACTCAGGGCTATGAGCGACTTTGAGTATGAATTCCAGATGGCCTCAGTCAATAGAACATTAAATCCGGCAATGGATACCATATTTATGATGACGAGCAAAGACTTCTTCTTTGTGAGCTCCCGAACAGTAAAAGAGGTTGCCTCCTTCGGTGGCTCTGTAAAAGAGTTCGTGCCTCCCAATGTGGAAAAAAGGCTAAAGGAAAAATTCCAAAAAGACTTATGA
- a CDS encoding nodulation protein NfeD has translation MKLKLAYIPIFFLYFILAAEIDFAFSDELLKIRVQGVINPPIAGFIKEAIERAEKKNAEALIVLLDTPGGLDTSMRDIVKSIMESDVPIVVYVAPPGARAASAGSIILLASHIAAMAPGTNVGAAHPVTIGKEKVDKEMMKKVVRDAEAYAKSIAMKRKRNVEWASRAVRESASITAEEALKQNVIDVVANDLDELVQKIHGKTVETRTGKRTLNTKNKKVTEIEMPFKFRFLSYISDPNVAYILMMIGLYGILFEIYNPGSIFPGVIGGICLILALYSFQALPISYAGLFLIILGIIFFILELKVVSHGLLAIAGIISIVLGSIMLVDLPSSVLSISWKSILAVTLMSALFFLGVLSYAVKAQFSKVKTGKEGLVGEEGLAKTFIHDDGKVLIHGEIWNAKSSEPIEQGERVIVERVDGLILKVKKKEVGP, from the coding sequence ATGAAGCTAAAATTAGCATACATCCCCATTTTTTTTCTCTACTTTATTTTGGCGGCTGAAATAGATTTTGCCTTCTCGGATGAACTTCTAAAGATTAGGGTTCAGGGAGTGATAAATCCGCCTATTGCAGGTTTTATAAAAGAAGCCATAGAAAGGGCGGAAAAGAAAAATGCGGAGGCTTTGATTGTCCTTCTTGATACACCAGGTGGGCTCGATACTTCAATGAGGGATATAGTTAAATCGATAATGGAGTCGGATGTCCCGATCGTAGTTTACGTTGCTCCGCCCGGTGCCAGGGCAGCATCCGCAGGTAGCATAATCCTTCTTGCTTCTCACATAGCCGCCATGGCACCTGGTACAAACGTTGGGGCTGCGCACCCGGTAACAATAGGGAAGGAAAAGGTTGACAAGGAAATGATGAAGAAGGTCGTAAGAGATGCAGAAGCTTACGCAAAAAGTATTGCCATGAAGAGAAAGAGAAACGTGGAATGGGCATCGAGAGCTGTAAGAGAGAGTGCTTCCATAACGGCTGAAGAAGCATTAAAACAGAACGTCATCGATGTTGTAGCCAATGATTTAGACGAACTCGTCCAAAAAATTCACGGAAAAACTGTTGAGACTCGAACTGGAAAGAGGACCCTCAACACAAAAAACAAAAAAGTAACTGAAATAGAGATGCCTTTCAAATTCAGGTTCCTTTCTTACATCAGTGATCCCAATGTGGCATACATCCTCATGATGATAGGCCTTTATGGCATTCTCTTCGAGATTTATAATCCAGGTTCGATCTTTCCAGGTGTTATAGGGGGAATATGCTTAATACTTGCTCTTTATTCATTTCAGGCTCTTCCTATAAGTTATGCGGGACTTTTCTTAATCATACTCGGCATAATATTCTTCATTTTGGAGCTAAAGGTTGTAAGTCACGGGTTGCTGGCCATAGCAGGTATAATCTCGATAGTACTTGGATCTATAATGCTTGTAGATCTTCCCTCTAGCGTTCTTTCAATCTCCTGGAAGTCGATCCTTGCGGTAACTTTAATGTCAGCCCTCTTCTTTTTGGGAGTACTTTCTTATGCTGTGAAGGCCCAGTTTTCCAAAGTGAAAACCGGAAAAGAAGGGCTTGTAGGAGAAGAAGGTTTGGCCAAAACCTTTATCCACGATGATGGAAAAGTTTTAATACACGGCGAGATATGGAACGCTAAAAGCTCAGAACCCATAGAACAAGGGGAAAGGGTCATAGTGGAAAGAGTTGATGGCTTGATTCTTAAGGTAAAAAAGAAGGAGGTAGGCCCATGA
- a CDS encoding slipin family protein encodes MIPIYAFFIILTIFILASAIKILNEYERGVVFRLGRVLGAPKGPGLVLLIPVIDRMVKVSLRTVVLDVPPQDVITRDNVSIKVNAVVYFRVIDALKAIISVENYLYATSQLAQTTLRSVLGQAELDELLAHREKINDRLQEILDQHTESWGIKVSNVEIKNVDLPQEMLRAIARQAEAERERRAKIIGAEGEFQAATRLAEASDILSRNPIALQLRYLQTLIEISTEKNSTIIFPIPIDLVKPFLEKVRT; translated from the coding sequence ATGATACCGATTTACGCCTTTTTCATCATCCTCACGATATTTATACTCGCAAGCGCAATAAAGATACTCAACGAGTACGAAAGGGGTGTAGTCTTCAGGCTAGGAAGGGTTTTAGGAGCGCCGAAAGGACCAGGTCTTGTACTCCTCATTCCTGTGATAGATAGGATGGTGAAGGTGAGCTTAAGAACGGTAGTCTTAGACGTTCCACCCCAAGACGTAATAACGAGGGACAACGTATCTATAAAGGTAAATGCGGTTGTATACTTTAGGGTCATAGATGCTCTAAAGGCAATAATTAGCGTTGAAAATTACTTGTACGCCACAAGTCAGCTTGCTCAGACGACTCTTAGAAGTGTGCTTGGTCAGGCAGAACTGGATGAGCTTTTGGCACATCGCGAGAAGATAAATGACAGGCTCCAGGAGATTCTCGATCAACATACCGAATCTTGGGGTATAAAGGTCTCAAACGTGGAAATAAAGAACGTAGATCTTCCCCAGGAGATGCTTAGAGCGATAGCAAGACAGGCTGAAGCAGAAAGGGAAAGAAGAGCAAAGATCATAGGAGCAGAAGGTGAATTCCAGGCAGCCACAAGGCTTGCAGAGGCTTCTGATATACTGTCTAGAAATCCAATAGCTCTGCAGCTCAGATACTTACAGACCCTCATAGAGATCTCAACAGAGAAGAACTCAACGATAATATTCCCCATCCCCATAGATCTAGTAAAACCCTTTCTTGAGAAAGTCCGGACATGA